A genome region from Deltaproteobacteria bacterium includes the following:
- a CDS encoding sulfatase, translating to MAATGSDTAVGAVFRRGDVLRLAACGALAGGFVEGLVFCGIRLVPDWLTWEMRQFNVSADILWVAPWIYLIPFLLVGVLWAGTASWWMRLPLLRRTDLATVSLVLFGWLAFLPVIHVTGRIRPYASCLLALGLAAQLARWCRRAEPARLRRLLGAGCYGFGLITAGIAATTAVWSGVREASQLRHLARPGRNSPNVLLIVLDTLRADHLSGYGYRRQTTRNLDALAQKGVVFENAFAPSSWTVPSHASLVTGRLVHEHGADAQRPVLSKRYPTLAEVMAAHGYGTAAFSANTWWLTRNSGFDRGFHHFEDYFCSVTDMIARTVYGKLAAGKLLPRLGYRDRFGRKRAGDINRAFLRWLDARQVKPFFVLLNYVETHAPYVSPSAFHTRFMDPQQRAREPSFTFVPPNSPDGSADTVSLLAAGYDGSLAFLDAELQHLFDQLRLRGLLDDTLVVLTSDHGESLGDHGLFQHGNSLYREQIRVPLIVSFPQLVPAPVRIAAPVSLRDIPVTVTSLLFPGEPSVFPGRSLAELWSSPTGGADREHEPIVSEIAARDGVPRAWPNSRRWVRSLVTAEWHLIRRQDGKTELYRLTADPAETHNLADTPSGRVTSAQLGARLEAILSVPDSDHPA from the coding sequence ATGGCTGCCACCGGGTCGGACACAGCCGTAGGCGCCGTGTTCCGCCGCGGCGACGTATTACGCCTGGCCGCCTGCGGCGCGTTGGCCGGCGGGTTTGTCGAAGGCCTCGTCTTCTGCGGCATTCGTTTGGTGCCGGACTGGCTCACCTGGGAGATGCGCCAGTTCAACGTGTCGGCGGATATCCTGTGGGTTGCACCGTGGATCTACCTCATTCCCTTCCTGCTGGTGGGAGTGCTGTGGGCGGGCACCGCTAGCTGGTGGATGCGCCTGCCGCTGCTGCGTCGCACTGATCTGGCTACCGTGTCGCTTGTGCTCTTCGGCTGGCTCGCCTTCTTGCCGGTGATTCATGTCACCGGTCGCATTCGGCCCTATGCCTCGTGCCTGTTGGCTCTGGGCTTAGCGGCACAACTGGCGCGCTGGTGCCGGCGGGCGGAGCCGGCCCGGCTGCGCCGGCTGCTCGGGGCGGGTTGTTACGGCTTCGGGCTTATCACCGCGGGTATTGCGGCAACAACGGCAGTGTGGAGCGGCGTACGCGAGGCGAGCCAACTGCGCCATCTGGCCCGGCCGGGCCGCAACTCGCCGAATGTCTTGCTCATCGTGCTCGACACGCTGCGAGCAGATCATCTGTCCGGCTATGGCTACCGGCGCCAGACAACCCGGAACCTCGATGCGCTGGCACAGAAGGGCGTGGTCTTCGAGAACGCCTTTGCGCCCTCTTCGTGGACCGTGCCGAGCCACGCCTCTCTGGTGACGGGTCGTCTCGTGCACGAGCATGGCGCCGACGCACAGCGGCCGGTTCTGAGCAAGCGCTATCCGACGCTTGCCGAAGTCATGGCGGCGCACGGCTATGGCACCGCGGCATTCTCCGCCAACACCTGGTGGCTAACCCGCAACAGCGGTTTCGACCGGGGCTTTCACCACTTCGAGGACTACTTCTGCTCCGTGACCGATATGATTGCGCGCACGGTCTACGGCAAGCTGGCTGCCGGCAAGCTGCTGCCGCGGTTGGGCTACCGGGACCGTTTTGGGCGAAAGCGTGCCGGCGACATCAATCGCGCCTTCCTGCGTTGGCTCGATGCGCGCCAGGTGAAGCCGTTTTTCGTTCTGTTGAACTACGTCGAAACCCACGCGCCCTACGTTTCGCCCAGCGCTTTTCACACCCGCTTCATGGATCCACAGCAGCGCGCCCGCGAGCCTTCGTTCACCTTCGTGCCGCCGAATTCACCCGACGGCTCGGCCGACACCGTTTCGTTGCTGGCCGCGGGCTACGACGGTTCGCTGGCGTTTCTCGATGCCGAACTGCAGCACCTGTTCGACCAGCTGCGTCTTCGCGGCCTACTCGACGACACCCTCGTCGTGCTGACCTCCGACCACGGCGAGTCGCTTGGTGATCACGGACTGTTCCAACACGGTAACAGCCTCTACCGCGAGCAAATTCGCGTGCCTTTGATTGTCAGCTTTCCGCAGCTAGTACCCGCTCCCGTGCGAATCGCAGCCCCGGTCAGCCTGCGGGACATCCCCGTGACGGTTACTTCGCTGTTGTTTCCGGGCGAACCCTCCGTCTTTCCGGGCCGATCGCTTGCAGAGCTGTGGAGTAGTCCGACCGGCGGGGCCGATCGCGAGCACGAGCCGATTGTTTCGGAGATTGCCGCCCGCGACGGTGTGCCGCGCGCGTGGCCCAACAGCCGCCGATGGGTCCGGTCGCTGGTGACGGCCGAGTGGCATTTGATTCGGCGGCAAGACGGCAAGACCGAACTCTACCGTCTCACCGCCGATCCAGCCGAAACTCACAACTTGGCCGATACACCCAGCGGCCGGGTGACGTCGGCCCAGCTCGGGGCCAGACTCGAGGCGATTCTCTCGGTCCCTGATTCGGACCATCCGGCTTAG
- a CDS encoding alkaline phosphatase family protein — protein MKALVIGLDCATPEILFTDERLTNLRRLMEAGCYGRLESVIPPITVPAWMCFATSQDPGSLGVYGFRNRTDHSYAGLGIANAKSIQELTVWDQVAREGKRANIIGVPPSYPPRKINGLCIGCFLTPDPQRDTYTHPAAAKDAITQLVGDYPVDVKGFRTDKKAWLRDEIFAMTRKHFEVVRHFLRQPDWDYFQFVEIGLDRIQHGFWKFHDPEHVLHEPGSPYAEVIRDYYAYLDHEVGTLLELLDEDTLVLVLSDHGAQRLDGGFCVNEWLVREGLLVLNEYPKTVTSFGELSVNWDKTKVWSEGGYYARVFFNVRGREPQGIIDPADYERFRDEIKAQLAATVDAHGRHLDTRVFKPQEIYRTVRNVAPDLIVHFGDLYWRSIGGVGYPTLHVLENDTGPDDCNHAQFGSFILAAPNNPLRGELAGARIIDLAPTVLELAGYDVPNSMQGKSLVSGQSLRAQADSGYGADAEAVVRERLRGLGYIS, from the coding sequence ATGAAGGCTCTGGTCATCGGTCTCGACTGCGCTACTCCGGAGATCCTGTTTACGGACGAGCGCCTCACCAACCTGCGCCGTTTGATGGAGGCCGGTTGCTACGGCCGCCTGGAGAGCGTGATCCCGCCGATCACAGTGCCGGCGTGGATGTGCTTTGCCACCAGCCAGGACCCCGGCTCGCTCGGCGTTTACGGCTTCCGCAATCGCACCGATCATTCGTACGCGGGACTCGGCATCGCCAACGCCAAGTCGATCCAAGAGCTGACCGTCTGGGATCAGGTGGCGCGCGAGGGCAAGCGTGCCAACATCATCGGCGTGCCGCCCTCCTATCCGCCGCGCAAGATCAACGGCCTGTGCATCGGCTGCTTCCTCACCCCCGATCCGCAGCGCGATACCTACACCCATCCCGCCGCTGCCAAGGACGCAATTACGCAGCTCGTCGGTGACTATCCGGTGGACGTCAAAGGCTTCCGCACGGACAAGAAGGCGTGGCTCCGCGATGAGATCTTCGCCATGACCCGCAAGCACTTCGAGGTGGTACGCCACTTCCTGCGCCAGCCTGACTGGGACTATTTCCAATTTGTCGAGATCGGGCTGGACCGCATCCAGCACGGCTTCTGGAAGTTCCATGATCCCGAGCACGTGCTGCACGAACCCGGCAGCCCGTATGCCGAGGTCATTCGCGACTACTACGCCTATCTCGATCACGAGGTCGGCACGCTGCTGGAGTTACTCGATGAGGACACGCTCGTCCTGGTGCTCTCCGATCATGGCGCCCAGCGGCTCGACGGCGGCTTCTGTGTCAACGAATGGCTGGTGCGGGAGGGCCTGCTGGTACTCAATGAGTACCCGAAGACGGTGACCTCTTTCGGCGAGCTGAGCGTGAATTGGGACAAGACCAAAGTGTGGAGCGAGGGCGGCTACTACGCGCGCGTCTTTTTCAATGTCAGAGGGCGCGAGCCCCAGGGCATCATCGATCCGGCCGACTACGAGCGCTTTCGCGATGAGATCAAGGCGCAGCTCGCCGCCACGGTCGATGCCCACGGCCGCCACCTCGACACGCGCGTCTTCAAGCCCCAGGAGATCTACCGCACCGTACGCAACGTCGCGCCCGACCTGATCGTGCACTTCGGCGACCTCTACTGGCGCTCGATCGGCGGGGTCGGCTATCCCACACTGCACGTGCTGGAGAACGATACCGGTCCGGATGACTGCAATCACGCGCAGTTTGGTAGCTTCATACTGGCTGCGCCCAACAACCCGCTTCGGGGTGAACTCGCCGGTGCGCGCATCATCGATCTGGCACCGACCGTGCTCGAGTTGGCGGGTTACGACGTACCGAACTCGATGCAGGGCAAGTCGCTAGTGTCCGGGCAGTCTCTGCGAGCTCAGGCTGACAGCGGCTACGGAGCGGACGCCGAGGCCGTGGTTCGTGAACGCTTGCGCGGCCTCGGTTACATCTCGTGA
- a CDS encoding alkaline phosphatase family protein — translation MKKVIVIGLDGLEPKIAEPMLAAGELPHLARLQAAGGYARVETTYPAQTPVAWSTFATGTNPGGHGIFDFVRRDPKTYLPDFSLNRYEQKSAYLPPKAVNLRRGTPLWELLSAAGIASTIVRFPCTFPPDAIRGRMLSGMGVPDLRGGLGTATLYTAEEHTPAEENEHIIPVRPDGSGCVRTYIIGPRDPKTRADFRCDITVQVEPAARRVVIRSEGQPKVLGIGEGEWSDWLRVKFKTGLLQSVRGMVRFHLVHCAPVLELYASPVNFDPEAPMFPISSPPDYARELAAQVGTFYTTGMVEDHGGLNNGRFGESAYLDHCNAVLHERERMLTYELDRFSSGLLFCLFDTPDRVQHMFWRFRNGAAAGAGAEMARVIEEHYRACDAVVGRALERADDETLFIVLSDHGMNSFQRGVHLNTWLHDQGLLALRSGARAGDPGDFFHHVDWARTRAYALGLSGIYFNLKGREGQGVVEPGDAAALGASIAKGLAGLQDPAGGSQAIRAVLTRAQVYRGPYAAESPDLLVNFAAGYRVSWATALGGIPAGHFEHNLKKWAGDHIIDPCLVPGVLLMNRGFRGDAARLLDLAPTILAALGVPKGPAMEGVSLLQ, via the coding sequence ATGAAGAAGGTCATCGTCATTGGCCTGGATGGCCTGGAGCCAAAGATTGCCGAGCCGATGCTAGCGGCCGGCGAGCTGCCGCATTTGGCGCGGCTGCAGGCCGCGGGTGGGTACGCACGCGTGGAGACAACCTATCCGGCGCAAACGCCGGTGGCGTGGTCGACCTTCGCCACCGGCACCAATCCCGGTGGCCACGGTATCTTCGACTTCGTGCGGCGCGATCCCAAGACCTACCTGCCCGACTTCTCGCTCAACCGCTATGAGCAGAAGAGCGCGTACCTGCCACCCAAAGCCGTCAATCTGCGCCGCGGCACGCCGCTGTGGGAGCTGCTCTCCGCCGCCGGCATCGCCAGCACGATCGTGCGCTTTCCGTGCACGTTTCCGCCGGACGCGATCCGTGGCCGTATGCTCTCCGGCATGGGCGTTCCTGACCTGCGTGGCGGCCTCGGCACCGCCACGTTGTACACCGCCGAGGAGCACACGCCGGCTGAGGAGAATGAGCACATCATCCCCGTTCGACCCGACGGCAGCGGTTGTGTGCGCACGTACATCATCGGCCCACGTGATCCGAAAACGCGCGCCGACTTCCGCTGCGACATAACCGTACAGGTCGAGCCCGCCGCCCGCCGGGTCGTGATTCGCTCCGAGGGACAACCCAAGGTGTTGGGAATCGGCGAAGGCGAGTGGAGTGACTGGCTGAGAGTGAAGTTCAAGACCGGCCTGCTGCAGTCGGTGCGCGGAATGGTCCGCTTCCATCTGGTGCACTGCGCCCCGGTGCTCGAATTGTACGCCAGTCCGGTCAACTTCGATCCCGAGGCGCCGATGTTCCCGATCAGCTCGCCGCCGGATTACGCGCGCGAGCTAGCGGCGCAGGTGGGCACGTTCTACACCACGGGCATGGTCGAGGATCACGGCGGGCTCAACAACGGCCGCTTCGGCGAGAGCGCGTACCTCGATCACTGCAACGCCGTGCTGCACGAGCGCGAGCGCATGCTCACCTACGAGCTGGATCGCTTCAGCAGCGGCCTCTTGTTCTGCCTGTTCGACACCCCCGACCGCGTTCAACACATGTTCTGGCGCTTTCGCAACGGCGCGGCCGCCGGCGCCGGAGCCGAGATGGCGCGGGTAATCGAGGAGCACTACCGCGCTTGCGATGCGGTCGTCGGTCGTGCGCTCGAACGCGCCGACGACGAGACACTATTCATAGTCCTGAGCGACCACGGCATGAACAGCTTTCAGCGCGGAGTCCATCTCAACACCTGGCTGCACGACCAAGGCCTATTGGCCTTGCGGTCCGGCGCGCGCGCCGGTGATCCGGGCGACTTCTTCCACCACGTGGATTGGGCGCGGACACGCGCTTACGCCCTGGGGCTAAGCGGGATCTACTTCAACTTGAAAGGACGAGAAGGACAGGGTGTGGTTGAGCCCGGCGATGCCGCTGCACTCGGGGCGAGCATTGCCAAGGGGTTAGCGGGCCTGCAAGATCCCGCGGGCGGAAGCCAAGCCATCCGCGCCGTGCTGACGCGAGCGCAGGTGTACCGCGGGCCGTACGCCGCCGAATCACCCGATCTGCTGGTCAACTTCGCCGCCGGCTACCGGGTGTCCTGGGCGACGGCGTTGGGCGGAATTCCCGCCGGACACTTCGAGCACAATCTCAAGAAGTGGGCCGGCGACCACATCATCGACCCGTGCCTGGTGCCGGGCGTGCTGCTGATGAACCGCGGTTTTCGCGGTGACGCGGCCCGCTTGCTCGACCTGGCGCCAACGATCCTGGCGGCCCTAGGCGTGCCCAAGGGGCCGGCGATGGAAGGAGTGTCACTGTTACAATGA
- a CDS encoding glycosyltransferase family 39 protein — MTNQPLPEQACAPARSAALAWLRSEPGLLLLLFTFAAVARLVAAMQLGGGFHFVDETDYFDTARRILAGGGFGATYSREPVFPLFLSALSAIAPGNVLALRMLHAVAAALGTVLIFRLGRLLFGTTAAAFAALVYAFDPLLVVTGALFYAESLAAMTLLAALLAALTAWRNDRIGWSLLAGLLLGVVAQLRAVALVIPPLFIAWAVLATPLPVRRRLLHASALALALLLALLPWTYRNYRVHGRLVTISRSAQQNTPKAWRSYAWNNGVGSSLLRRAYDDPSGFADRTLRQFGYFWELRPTRLETDTQSGRDALHAKDRRLPRAPSFNTAVRDNISAISFGAELLLAFAGLAVAWRRRSPAVLLLVAVPIGYALGYSLFFAKMRYRVMVLPELFLLTGLGAALVWEFWRGMLPGGYSARTTPPPAPSDRRPPIGAVTPPLERVEYGHGAWNRAHGVTHEVVRKEDHTQ; from the coding sequence TTGACCAATCAGCCTTTACCGGAACAGGCTTGCGCGCCGGCGCGTTCGGCGGCGCTCGCCTGGCTACGGAGCGAGCCCGGGCTACTCTTGCTGCTGTTTACCTTCGCCGCAGTCGCACGACTGGTGGCGGCGATGCAGCTCGGTGGCGGATTTCACTTCGTCGACGAAACCGACTACTTCGACACCGCGCGGCGGATTCTCGCCGGTGGCGGCTTCGGCGCCACTTACAGCAGAGAGCCGGTCTTTCCTCTCTTCCTCAGCGCACTATCTGCGATTGCGCCGGGTAACGTGCTGGCCTTGCGCATGCTCCACGCCGTCGCCGCTGCACTGGGCACCGTGCTGATCTTCCGGCTAGGGCGACTCCTGTTTGGGACCACCGCCGCGGCCTTTGCCGCCCTGGTGTACGCCTTCGACCCGTTGCTGGTGGTCACCGGGGCGCTGTTCTACGCCGAGTCGCTCGCCGCCATGACACTGTTGGCCGCGCTGTTGGCGGCGCTCACCGCCTGGCGCAATGACCGGATCGGCTGGTCGCTGCTCGCCGGATTGCTGCTTGGAGTGGTGGCGCAGTTGCGGGCGGTGGCACTGGTCATTCCGCCGCTCTTCATCGCTTGGGCGGTGCTGGCAACTCCCCTGCCCGTTCGCCGGCGTCTGCTTCACGCCAGCGCGCTGGCGCTAGCGTTGCTGCTGGCTTTGCTGCCGTGGACCTATCGCAACTACCGTGTGCACGGCCGCCTCGTCACCATTTCTCGCAGCGCTCAGCAGAACACACCGAAAGCATGGCGTTCGTATGCCTGGAACAACGGCGTAGGCAGCTCGCTGCTGCGGCGCGCGTACGATGACCCGAGCGGGTTTGCCGATCGCACGCTGCGGCAATTCGGCTACTTCTGGGAGCTGCGGCCGACGCGGCTGGAAACCGACACGCAGTCCGGGCGTGACGCGCTCCACGCCAAGGATCGCCGCTTGCCGAGAGCGCCGAGCTTCAACACCGCGGTGCGCGACAACATCAGTGCGATCAGCTTTGGCGCCGAGCTGCTCCTGGCATTCGCCGGTCTAGCCGTGGCCTGGCGCCGGCGCTCCCCGGCGGTGCTGTTGCTGGTTGCCGTCCCGATCGGCTACGCCCTCGGGTACTCGCTCTTCTTTGCCAAGATGCGCTACCGGGTGATGGTGCTGCCGGAGCTGTTTCTGCTGACTGGCCTGGGCGCAGCCCTGGTGTGGGAGTTCTGGCGAGGAATGCTACCTGGTGGCTATTCCGCCCGCACCACCCCGCCCCCGGCGCCAAGCGACCGGCGCCCTCCAATTGGCGCCGTCACACCACCTCTGGAGCGCGTGGAGTACGGGCACGGAGCGTGGAACCGGGCACACGGCGTAACCCACGAGGTTGTTCGAAAGGAGGATCACACACAATGA
- a CDS encoding FAD-dependent oxidoreductase, whose protein sequence is MPPRIIILGGGPAGLAAAWQLHRRGKARATVLEQRDAVGGNAGSVALDGVPVDYGSHRLHPACQADIFRDLSALLGHDLLDRPRHGRVYLHGRWIHFPLKPLDLMFHLPWWFSLGVAGDGLRKVLARPQQRHRATFAGELERGLGATICRDFYFPYAVKIWGLPAQELSATQARKRVAAGSLAAMVRKLLAAVPGLKPPGAGRFFYPRHGFGQISQAIASAASALGADIQLRTTVRRVILGPPLRLELERDGVAAVIEADRVWSTIPVTVLARLLEPAPPAEILAACGRINYRAMVLIYLVLAQPQFTPFDAHYFPGRDIALTRLSEPKNYSGRLDPADRTILCGELPCAVGDALWASSDEALGELVCNSLARCGLPVSAPVLSVVTKRLPQAYPIYHRDYEEPLQQLHRWIGELAGVLTFGRQGLFAHDNTHHTLAMAYAAVECLRDDGHFDARRWAQYRSEFESHVVED, encoded by the coding sequence ATGCCGCCCCGGATCATAATACTGGGCGGCGGACCGGCCGGTCTGGCCGCCGCCTGGCAGCTCCATCGCCGCGGCAAGGCGCGAGCGACGGTACTGGAGCAACGCGACGCTGTCGGCGGCAACGCCGGCAGCGTCGCGCTCGACGGGGTACCGGTCGACTACGGCAGCCACCGGCTGCACCCGGCTTGTCAAGCGGACATTTTTCGCGACCTCAGCGCGCTGCTCGGTCACGACTTGTTGGACCGGCCACGTCACGGCCGAGTCTACCTGCACGGCCGCTGGATCCATTTTCCGCTCAAGCCTCTCGACCTGATGTTCCACCTGCCCTGGTGGTTCAGCCTCGGGGTGGCAGGCGACGGGCTGCGCAAGGTGCTCGCCCGGCCGCAGCAACGCCACCGCGCCACCTTTGCCGGCGAACTGGAGCGCGGTCTGGGCGCTACCATCTGCCGCGATTTCTACTTTCCTTACGCCGTCAAGATTTGGGGACTGCCGGCGCAGGAACTATCCGCCACGCAGGCCCGCAAGCGGGTGGCGGCGGGCTCTCTCGCCGCCATGGTGCGCAAGCTGCTCGCGGCGGTGCCCGGCTTGAAACCGCCGGGCGCCGGGCGGTTCTTCTATCCCCGCCACGGCTTCGGCCAGATCAGCCAGGCGATTGCCAGCGCCGCCAGCGCGCTCGGCGCCGACATTCAATTGCGCACGACCGTGCGGCGCGTGATCCTCGGCCCACCGCTACGCCTCGAGCTGGAGCGCGATGGAGTTGCCGCTGTGATCGAAGCCGATCGGGTGTGGTCAACGATTCCAGTCACCGTGCTGGCCCGCCTGCTCGAGCCGGCGCCGCCGGCGGAGATACTAGCGGCCTGCGGCCGGATCAATTATCGGGCGATGGTGCTGATCTATCTCGTGCTCGCGCAGCCACAGTTCACGCCCTTTGACGCGCACTATTTTCCCGGACGCGACATCGCCTTGACGCGGCTGTCGGAGCCCAAGAACTACAGCGGCCGGCTCGATCCGGCCGACCGCACCATTCTCTGCGGCGAGCTGCCGTGTGCCGTCGGCGACGCGCTGTGGGCATCATCTGATGAAGCTCTGGGCGAGCTGGTATGCAACTCGCTGGCTCGCTGCGGGTTGCCCGTCAGTGCGCCGGTTCTGTCGGTGGTAACCAAACGTCTTCCCCAGGCGTATCCGATCTATCATCGCGACTACGAAGAGCCGTTGCAGCAATTGCACCGGTGGATTGGCGAGCTTGCCGGCGTACTCACCTTCGGGCGCCAAGGCCTGTTCGCGCACGACAACACCCACCACACTTTGGCCATGGCGTACGCGGCGGTGGAGTGCCTGCGGGACGACGGCCACTTCGACGCCAGACGTTGGGCCCAGTACCGGAGCGAGTTCGAGTCACACGTAGTTGAGGACTGA
- a CDS encoding isoprenylcysteine carboxylmethyltransferase family protein — MLLLRLYLLAGMVVHKAVWEVLKRRSHGPAARAAPPVSPWLLLVKSVKVAILLGLLAQTLLPEILPIATDATGLRVLGVLLYSVGLVTAIVARVQLGDNWSDIEAPQTLRQQRVIARGVYRYARHPIYAGDLLLLLGLELSLNSWLVLAVGLLIPVVVRQALREERMLAAALPGYQDYCAATKRFVPFLV, encoded by the coding sequence GTGCTGCTGCTGCGCCTCTACCTGCTCGCCGGTATGGTGGTCCACAAGGCCGTCTGGGAGGTACTCAAGCGCCGGTCCCACGGACCCGCGGCCCGGGCCGCACCGCCGGTCTCGCCATGGTTGCTGCTGGTGAAATCCGTGAAGGTGGCCATCCTCCTCGGCTTGCTGGCGCAAACCCTGTTGCCGGAGATTCTGCCGATCGCGACGGATGCAACTGGGCTGCGCGTCTTGGGCGTCTTGCTTTACAGCGTTGGGCTGGTCACCGCGATCGTGGCTCGCGTCCAGCTGGGAGATAACTGGTCCGACATCGAGGCGCCCCAGACGCTGCGCCAACAGCGCGTCATAGCGCGCGGTGTCTATCGCTACGCCCGCCACCCGATTTACGCCGGTGATCTGCTGTTGTTGTTGGGTTTGGAGTTGAGTTTGAATTCTTGGCTCGTGCTCGCTGTCGGCCTGCTGATTCCGGTGGTCGTCCGCCAAGCGCTGCGCGAGGAACGGATGCTGGCCGCGGCACTGCCCGGTTACCAGGATTACTGTGCTGCGACCAAACGATTTGTTCCCTTCCTGGTGTGA
- a CDS encoding glycosyltransferase family 2 protein has protein sequence MAQRVTVVIPAYNEEVAVRDVIAEVREHLRQHDLEAEIVVVDDGSSDATAGSARAAGARVIQHRSNRGYGAALKTGIAAASNDLIAIIDADGTYPAARLPELFAGLEHADMVVGARTGTSVKIPTARRPAKWFLNRLANYVSNASIPDVNSGLRAFHREVVMQYFPMLPDQFSWTTTITLAMHCDKYAVSYLPIDYRQRQGESKIVPWDAGAFAILILRTAMLFRPLRVFLPLVIACFAYGLIKMSVDLLRDPNISASAILAFLSALQLLLIGMLGDAVAARLGRLSPNAAFGVQPKELTAGGEALAAPPSGDSTRSFRGEREGEITPLRRSTLRRDRLAR, from the coding sequence ATGGCTCAACGAGTGACAGTGGTTATTCCCGCATATAACGAGGAGGTCGCGGTTCGCGACGTGATCGCGGAAGTGCGCGAGCACTTGCGCCAGCACGACCTCGAAGCCGAGATCGTCGTGGTCGATGACGGCTCGAGCGACGCCACCGCGGGATCGGCGCGCGCCGCCGGCGCCCGCGTGATCCAGCACCGCAGCAACCGCGGCTACGGGGCGGCCTTGAAAACCGGCATTGCCGCCGCCAGCAACGATCTGATCGCCATCATCGACGCCGACGGCACCTATCCCGCGGCGCGCCTGCCCGAGTTGTTCGCCGGACTCGAACATGCTGACATGGTGGTCGGGGCCCGAACCGGAACCAGCGTGAAGATCCCGACCGCGCGCCGACCGGCGAAATGGTTTCTCAACCGCCTGGCCAATTACGTGTCTAACGCCAGTATCCCCGACGTCAACAGCGGCCTGCGCGCCTTCCACCGCGAGGTGGTGATGCAATACTTCCCGATGCTGCCGGACCAGTTCAGCTGGACGACCACGATCACGCTGGCGATGCATTGCGATAAGTACGCGGTCAGCTACCTCCCCATCGACTATCGCCAGCGCCAGGGGGAATCCAAGATCGTACCGTGGGACGCCGGGGCTTTTGCCATCTTGATCTTGCGCACGGCGATGCTGTTCCGCCCGCTGCGCGTGTTCCTGCCGCTGGTGATTGCCTGTTTCGCGTACGGGCTGATCAAGATGAGCGTCGACCTGCTGCGTGATCCCAACATTTCGGCGTCGGCGATCTTGGCGTTCTTGAGTGCTTTGCAGCTGCTGCTGATCGGCATGTTGGGCGACGCGGTCGCGGCCCGCCTGGGAAGGCTCAGCCCGAACGCCGCCTTCGGCGTGCAACCCAAGGAACTGACCGCAGGCGGCGAAGCGCTTGCGGCGCCACCAAGCGGAGACAGCACCCGCTCATTCCGCGGCGAGCGCGAGGGCGAAATCACGCCTTTGCGCCGCAGTACGCTGCGCCGCGATCGGCTGGCGCGTTGA